The following are encoded together in the Pseudomonadales bacterium genome:
- the rnt gene encoding ribonuclease T, which translates to MSSERQKPLMAYRFRGYLPVVIDIETAGFNATTDAMLEIAASLLDMDDDGTLRVKDTVSFHVEPFVGANLEKSALEFTGIDPEDPARAAEDEVDVLKELFRIIRREVKTYHCKRAIIVAHNASFDQSFLNAAIARNQLKRSPFHPFSAMDTATLAGLAYGHTVLAQACKLANIPFDNKEAHSAAYDAEVTARLFCQIVNKWRDLGGWADALASPE; encoded by the coding sequence ATGTCTAGCGAAAGACAAAAGCCGCTGATGGCCTATCGCTTTCGCGGCTATTTACCGGTTGTGATAGATATTGAAACGGCGGGCTTTAATGCGACCACCGATGCCATGTTAGAAATTGCAGCCAGTTTATTAGATATGGATGATGATGGCACCTTAAGGGTTAAAGATACGGTTAGCTTTCATGTTGAGCCATTTGTTGGCGCTAATCTCGAAAAATCAGCCTTAGAGTTTACTGGCATCGACCCCGAAGACCCGGCTCGCGCAGCGGAGGATGAAGTAGATGTATTAAAAGAGTTATTCCGCATTATTCGACGTGAAGTAAAAACTTACCATTGCAAACGCGCTATTATCGTTGCGCATAATGCCAGCTTTGATCAGAGCTTTCTAAATGCTGCAATCGCTCGTAACCAATTAAAACGCAGCCCCTTCCATCCCTTTTCTGCCATGGACACCGCAACCTTAGCAGGTCTTGCATATGGTCACACGGTTCTAGCTCAGGCCTGTAAACTTGCCAACATTCCGTTTGATAATAAGGAAGCACACTCGGCAGCTTATGATGCCGAAGTCACCGCCAGATTATTTTGTC